A genomic stretch from Bradyrhizobium sp. 195 includes:
- a CDS encoding polysaccharide biosynthesis tyrosine autokinase, which translates to MLQVNKPTSEINRDFAEADGSTSQTLTSYIEIVRRQFPTMVAIVSACVILALLYLFTAAPQFTSTASMVIDTRKVQLFQQQSVLGDIAIDSATVETQVEILKSENISLAVIRDLHLIDDPDFIGNGGGALGAVVDFVGTLFSDGRAPSEFELTRKALERFEKSRTIKRLGLTYVMEIGFTSKDPQKAAKIANAIADAYIVDQLEAKYQATRRASVWLQDRIKELRTQASAAQKAVVDFKTANNIIDTGGRLMNEQQLAEVNSQLVLAHAGTAEAKARLDRMNNILKQDIPDANVADALKNDTIVKLRAQYVDMASKESIWSAKYGHDHLAAVNLRSQMAEIKKNIQDELKRIQESYKSEYDIAVTREEAIKSSLANAVSESQLTNQAQVQLRELESNAQSYQAMYDNFLQRYMESVQQQSFPITEARVISAATTPLIKSYPKSLIILGAALFGGLLVSFGVAMARELTDKVFRTTGQVEEELGTNCVAILPALAAPASVASGPIKVGKKKSNPEPDFLRYVVDNPLSRFSEAVRSLKVAIDLNSIVRENRVLAVTSTLPNEGKSTLSTNLAQLIAHGGARVILVDADLRNPSLSRALRPDAKSGLVDLVSSKAQLDEVVSVDPQTGLTILPAGITSKLLHTNEVLASKPMRDLVALLRSKYDYVVLDMPPMAPVVDVRVTSSFVDSFVFVVEWGKTKIDVVRHNLRGAPEIQDKLLGVVLNKADTKLLARYESYHGRYYYQKYYARYGYVE; encoded by the coding sequence ATGTTGCAGGTGAACAAGCCGACCTCGGAGATCAACCGTGATTTCGCTGAGGCCGACGGCTCGACGTCGCAGACGCTGACCTCCTATATCGAGATCGTCCGCCGCCAGTTCCCGACCATGGTCGCGATCGTCTCGGCCTGCGTGATCCTGGCTTTGCTCTATCTCTTCACCGCCGCGCCGCAATTCACCTCCACCGCCTCGATGGTGATCGATACCCGCAAGGTGCAGCTGTTCCAGCAGCAATCCGTGCTCGGCGACATCGCGATCGACTCCGCCACCGTGGAAACCCAGGTCGAGATCCTGAAGTCCGAGAACATCAGCCTTGCCGTGATTCGCGACCTGCACCTGATTGATGACCCTGACTTCATAGGCAACGGCGGCGGCGCACTTGGAGCAGTAGTAGATTTTGTCGGAACCCTTTTTTCTGACGGGCGCGCACCTTCCGAGTTCGAGTTGACCCGCAAGGCGCTGGAGCGGTTTGAGAAGAGCCGCACCATCAAACGTCTCGGCCTCACCTATGTAATGGAGATCGGATTCACCTCGAAGGATCCGCAGAAGGCCGCAAAGATCGCTAACGCGATTGCGGACGCCTATATCGTCGACCAGCTTGAGGCAAAGTATCAGGCAACCCGCCGTGCCAGCGTCTGGCTGCAGGACCGCATCAAGGAGCTGCGCACCCAGGCCTCCGCCGCTCAGAAGGCGGTAGTTGATTTCAAGACTGCCAACAACATCATTGACACCGGCGGCCGTCTGATGAACGAGCAGCAACTCGCCGAGGTGAACAGCCAGCTCGTGCTGGCGCATGCGGGGACTGCCGAGGCCAAGGCGCGGCTCGACCGCATGAACAACATCCTTAAGCAGGACATTCCAGATGCCAATGTTGCCGACGCACTGAAGAACGACACTATCGTCAAGCTCCGGGCGCAATATGTCGACATGGCCTCAAAGGAATCGATCTGGTCGGCCAAATATGGTCATGACCATCTTGCTGCGGTGAACCTGCGCAGTCAGATGGCAGAAATTAAGAAGAACATCCAGGACGAGCTGAAGCGCATCCAGGAATCCTACAAGAGTGAATACGACATTGCTGTGACCCGCGAGGAGGCGATCAAATCGAGCCTCGCGAATGCCGTTTCGGAATCGCAGCTGACCAACCAGGCGCAGGTACAACTGCGCGAGCTGGAAAGCAACGCTCAGTCCTACCAGGCGATGTATGACAACTTCCTCCAGCGCTACATGGAGAGCGTGCAGCAGCAGTCGTTCCCGATCACCGAGGCGCGTGTGATCAGTGCCGCGACGACGCCGTTGATCAAGAGCTATCCGAAGTCGCTCATCATTCTCGGTGCGGCCTTGTTCGGGGGCCTTCTTGTTAGCTTCGGTGTAGCGATGGCCCGTGAATTGACTGACAAGGTGTTTCGGACCACGGGGCAGGTTGAAGAGGAGCTCGGGACCAATTGTGTTGCCATCCTGCCGGCTCTAGCTGCGCCGGCTTCGGTCGCGTCTGGTCCCATCAAAGTTGGGAAGAAGAAGAGCAACCCCGAGCCAGATTTCCTGCGTTACGTGGTAGATAATCCGTTGTCGCGCTTCTCCGAGGCGGTGCGCTCGCTGAAGGTGGCGATCGATCTCAACTCCATAGTTCGCGAAAACCGGGTGTTGGCGGTGACGTCGACGCTGCCGAACGAGGGGAAGAGTACGCTCTCGACCAATCTCGCACAGCTGATTGCCCACGGCGGCGCTCGTGTGATCTTGGTCGATGCCGATCTGCGTAATCCTTCGCTGTCGCGCGCCCTGCGGCCAGACGCGAAGAGCGGCCTCGTCGATCTGGTGTCGAGCAAGGCTCAACTCGATGAAGTGGTTAGTGTCGATCCGCAGACCGGACTGACGATTCTGCCTGCGGGAATTACTTCGAAATTGCTTCACACGAATGAGGTGCTCGCGTCCAAGCCGATGCGTGATCTCGTCGCGCTACTGCGTTCCAAGTATGACTACGTCGTGTTGGACATGCCGCCCATGGCGCCGGTGGTGGATGTGCGTGTCACTTCGTCCTTCGTCGATTCTTTCGTGTTCGTCGTGGAGTGGGGCAAGACCAAGATCGACGTCGTTCGCCACAACCTGCGGGGCGCGCCAGAGATCCAGGACAAGCTTCTTGGCGTCGTCCTGAACAAGGCCGACACGAAGCTCTTGGCGCGCTATGAATCCTATCACGGTCGCTACTACTATCAGAAGTACTACGCCCGGTACGGGTATGTGGAGTAG
- a CDS encoding glycosyltransferase family 4 protein — MSEAEKSSVVVVGALPPPMHGQAAVNAAVAEGLKCLPAYLSIIDTSPGKAKKSIAYHFRRISGVLRAAVALAKCNHRHAKTLYMPFQAGHGIVYNLFLALVARLTGFAIVLHHHSSAHTLRRLPMFALLARLCGQRTTHVALSDQMARDMEQHYGLTGRTLVSGNACHIPSPPLSETVPICDDLVVGLLANLNSEKGLQLAIDTVIDAREKGAKAKLVLAGPLMGTASEECVARAFSILGEALEVWGPVDKAKKDHFFRYVQVFLFPTTYRYEAQPLVIYEALSYGLPVISTNAGYIPEMLGRTGTIVQIDREIRNRLTRELLRYCNDLDLLVRAAIESRREFERAAEISRTEFAELCAVIAAN; from the coding sequence GTGTCAGAAGCCGAAAAGTCGAGTGTAGTCGTTGTCGGCGCGCTTCCTCCACCGATGCACGGTCAAGCCGCGGTGAATGCCGCTGTTGCCGAAGGCCTAAAATGCTTGCCGGCTTACCTTTCCATTATCGATACATCACCAGGAAAAGCAAAGAAAAGCATTGCGTATCACTTTAGGAGGATCTCTGGCGTCCTGAGAGCCGCCGTAGCGCTGGCCAAATGTAATCATCGGCACGCAAAAACACTGTACATGCCGTTTCAGGCTGGCCACGGCATCGTTTACAACCTTTTCTTAGCTCTTGTCGCACGGCTAACGGGCTTTGCGATTGTACTACATCATCATTCATCGGCGCACACACTCCGACGTCTTCCGATGTTCGCTTTGCTTGCTCGACTCTGTGGCCAACGAACTACTCACGTCGCTCTTTCCGACCAGATGGCTCGTGACATGGAACAGCATTATGGCCTCACGGGGCGAACGCTCGTCAGTGGCAATGCCTGCCACATTCCGTCTCCTCCGCTCTCGGAAACCGTGCCGATATGCGACGACTTGGTCGTTGGCTTGCTCGCAAATCTCAATTCGGAAAAAGGCCTCCAACTCGCGATCGATACGGTGATCGACGCACGCGAGAAGGGAGCAAAGGCGAAGTTGGTACTTGCCGGCCCATTGATGGGAACCGCGTCAGAAGAATGTGTAGCCCGCGCGTTTAGCATTTTGGGCGAAGCTCTGGAGGTCTGGGGCCCTGTCGACAAGGCAAAAAAGGATCATTTCTTCAGATATGTGCAAGTCTTCTTATTTCCCACCACATATCGATACGAAGCTCAACCGCTCGTAATCTACGAAGCGTTGAGCTACGGACTGCCCGTGATCTCCACGAATGCCGGCTACATCCCAGAGATGCTTGGCCGCACTGGAACGATCGTTCAAATCGATCGGGAAATCCGTAACCGACTAACAAGGGAGCTGCTCAGATACTGCAATGATCTCGACTTGCTCGTTCGCGCAGCCATTGAGTCACGACGCGAATTTGAAAGGGCCGCGGAGATCAGCAGGACGGAGTTCGCCGAACTATGCGCGGTGATAGCCGCGAATTAG
- a CDS encoding glycosyltransferase, translating to MLNELQKRDDIELHLIHFYTGVHDHLLQNINLKIHRIPVRSNYDPRNILSLRALIRKIQPDILLSWLHACDAYSFFVRLGTAGLTWIMTERDSKYPPDFRYWLRRRLGVFADGIIANSEKGKLYWIEAGAARPCFVIPNIVQPHALIDSSIASNSVVYAGRLEPQKNVPIVVQAFCALAKRRPDLRFTILGDGSLRSELQGIVLRAGLSDRIDFLGFRQDISAYLSKAAVVVSLSHHEGLPNVLLESVAAGSKIVASNIPEHRELLGPDYPFYVSNRDDPIACADIVEMALLSGPSNAMEFAISRIANMTPEKIAASYANSFRSMVRNIE from the coding sequence TTGCTGAACGAGCTTCAGAAAAGAGATGACATCGAGTTGCATCTCATCCACTTCTACACTGGTGTGCATGACCATCTACTTCAGAACATAAACCTGAAGATTCATAGGATTCCCGTTAGGTCGAACTACGATCCGAGAAACATCCTGAGCCTTCGCGCCCTGATCAGAAAGATACAACCAGACATTCTTCTCTCTTGGCTACACGCGTGCGATGCTTACAGCTTCTTCGTTCGGCTTGGTACGGCTGGGCTGACGTGGATCATGACAGAAAGAGACTCAAAGTATCCGCCTGACTTTCGCTATTGGCTTCGGCGCCGTCTCGGAGTCTTTGCTGATGGGATTATCGCAAACTCTGAAAAAGGAAAACTATACTGGATTGAAGCAGGTGCGGCACGGCCTTGCTTCGTGATACCGAATATTGTGCAACCACATGCCCTTATCGATAGTTCGATTGCTTCTAATTCCGTGGTGTATGCCGGCCGACTTGAGCCTCAGAAGAATGTGCCAATCGTTGTCCAAGCCTTCTGCGCGTTGGCCAAACGTCGTCCCGACCTCAGGTTTACCATCCTTGGCGATGGCAGCCTTAGGAGCGAGCTCCAAGGCATAGTCTTGCGCGCCGGATTGAGCGATCGGATAGATTTCCTCGGATTTCGCCAAGACATATCCGCCTATCTGTCGAAGGCGGCCGTGGTTGTGAGCTTGAGCCATCACGAAGGCCTGCCGAACGTGTTGCTAGAGAGTGTCGCGGCGGGTTCAAAGATCGTGGCTTCGAACATTCCCGAACATCGTGAGCTGCTTGGGCCTGACTACCCGTTCTACGTTAGCAACCGGGATGACCCTATCGCTTGTGCGGATATCGTTGAAATGGCCCTTCTATCGGGGCCGAGCAATGCTATGGAATTCGCGATATCGAGAATTGCCAATATGACTCCTGAGAAGATTGCGGCGTCATACGCCAATTCCTTTAGGTCTATGGTAAGGAACATCGAATGA
- a CDS encoding acyltransferase, which translates to MSRTRRAISRIVLHALKIALAPIENLSPRTYMKLYVPLLSAYGIRLNGFPRYISLRARFDDFNYITLGERTVISKYVILLTHDYSLTTALIAIGEPPPTDIAVKREIKIGANVFIGMNAVILPGTEIGDNVIIGAGSVVRGRVPSDSIMFGNPAQRVDSLRDHPDRWRERRAAPSATVDWEFGKDTT; encoded by the coding sequence ATGAGCAGGACACGGCGGGCAATTTCACGCATAGTTCTTCACGCGCTCAAGATTGCGCTTGCGCCGATCGAGAACCTCAGCCCACGGACGTACATGAAGCTGTACGTCCCGCTTCTTTCCGCATACGGAATACGTCTGAACGGTTTCCCGCGCTACATTTCTCTTCGAGCTAGATTTGACGACTTCAACTACATCACGCTCGGTGAACGGACCGTCATCTCCAAATACGTGATTCTCCTGACGCACGACTATTCGTTGACTACCGCGTTGATTGCAATTGGAGAACCGCCTCCTACAGATATTGCGGTGAAGCGAGAGATAAAGATCGGCGCCAATGTATTCATCGGAATGAATGCTGTGATTTTGCCCGGAACAGAAATTGGAGACAATGTAATTATTGGTGCCGGCAGTGTGGTGAGGGGACGAGTTCCGTCGGACTCCATCATGTTTGGCAATCCCGCACAGAGAGTTGATAGCCTGCGCGATCATCCAGATCGCTGGAGAGAGCGCCGCGCTGCTCCTTCGGCAACGGTGGATTGGGAGTTTGGGAAAGACACAACATGA
- a CDS encoding FkbM family methyltransferase yields MSFDLFALRARKLSYALRVPLFRRALRTGVLAGVEHTYALRHLTPGLVIDIGANRGQFALLARHLWPAAYITSFEPLPGPNAICRKAMVGDERFKLFEAAVSTETGSSTINVTREDDSSSLLPLGEEHQRLYGSSIASTLTIKTDRLCAFIAPDECPASCLLKIDTQGFELEVLKGSEELLRRVQHIYAELSFIELYRGQPLASEVISYLHAKGYQLAGVFNVAHDGADRPIQADMLFSRVEKE; encoded by the coding sequence ATGAGCTTCGATCTGTTTGCACTGCGCGCGCGAAAGCTCAGCTACGCTTTGCGGGTGCCACTTTTCCGACGAGCACTACGCACTGGGGTTCTGGCGGGCGTCGAGCATACGTATGCTTTACGTCACCTCACGCCGGGCTTGGTAATTGATATTGGCGCGAACCGCGGGCAATTTGCCCTGCTCGCTCGCCATCTTTGGCCCGCTGCTTATATCACGTCGTTTGAACCCTTACCTGGGCCCAATGCGATCTGCAGGAAGGCGATGGTCGGTGACGAGCGTTTTAAACTGTTTGAAGCTGCGGTATCGACCGAAACCGGGAGTTCGACGATCAACGTCACCAGGGAAGACGATTCATCTTCGCTGCTTCCGTTAGGTGAGGAACACCAGCGCCTTTACGGCTCCAGCATTGCGTCAACGCTTACGATCAAAACAGACAGACTCTGCGCCTTTATCGCTCCAGATGAGTGTCCAGCTTCATGCTTGCTGAAGATCGACACCCAAGGCTTTGAACTGGAAGTCCTCAAAGGAAGCGAAGAGTTGCTCAGACGAGTTCAGCACATTTATGCGGAGCTCTCTTTCATTGAACTCTATCGAGGACAGCCGCTGGCGTCCGAAGTGATCAGCTATCTTCATGCGAAAGGTTATCAGTTGGCGGGCGTCTTCAACGTCGCTCACGACGGTGCCGATCGGCCGATTCAAGCTGATATGCTCTTCTCGCGAGTCGAGAAGGAATAG
- a CDS encoding SGNH/GDSL hydrolase family protein: MSVAKVAGVIAIKRALLLAAHLFLTGSAIAANIPSGAFARETLRIILIGDSTVAPQTGWGGLFCALHVKEDVACLNLARGGRSTRTYREDGFWDIVKSEVQISSYQKTFVLVQMGHNDKSMDPAVGTDLKGEFPSNLRRFVQELRALGAIPVLVTPLATRHFKSGQINNTLLPWALEVEKVGKELNTPVVELNRSSAVLIQRLGAVASAEFSAVAPSEPERKAAEAGNTLQPRLPKSTPITPETPQDDPRRRYTQDYTHLNRSGAEAVSALVASNLADTIPDLRSHLIP; this comes from the coding sequence ATGAGCGTGGCGAAAGTAGCCGGGGTTATTGCAATCAAACGTGCCTTACTCTTGGCAGCACATTTATTTCTCACCGGCTCAGCTATAGCTGCCAATATTCCATCGGGGGCATTCGCCAGGGAAACCTTGCGCATTATTCTAATTGGAGATTCAACCGTAGCCCCCCAGACTGGATGGGGCGGGCTCTTTTGCGCACTACACGTGAAGGAAGATGTCGCTTGCCTCAATCTGGCCCGAGGCGGTCGCAGCACCCGAACGTACAGGGAGGACGGCTTTTGGGACATCGTCAAAAGCGAAGTTCAGATTTCTAGCTACCAGAAGACCTTTGTACTAGTTCAGATGGGCCACAACGATAAATCTATGGATCCCGCAGTCGGAACCGACCTCAAGGGCGAATTTCCGAGTAATCTGCGCCGGTTCGTGCAGGAGCTTCGTGCGTTAGGTGCCATACCAGTGTTGGTAACCCCATTAGCAACTCGTCACTTTAAGAGCGGGCAGATCAACAACACGCTGCTACCTTGGGCTCTAGAAGTCGAGAAGGTTGGAAAAGAGCTCAACACGCCGGTTGTCGAATTAAACCGAAGCAGCGCAGTACTCATTCAGCGTCTCGGAGCGGTCGCTTCTGCCGAATTCTCGGCCGTGGCGCCATCCGAACCGGAAAGGAAAGCAGCAGAGGCTGGCAACACACTGCAGCCCAGGCTTCCGAAATCAACACCGATCACTCCTGAAACTCCGCAGGACGACCCACGTCGAAGATATACGCAAGACTATACTCATTTGAATCGAAGCGGTGCGGAGGCGGTCTCCGCGCTGGTGGCTTCGAACTTGGCCGATACCATCCCTGATTTGCGTTCTCACCTAATTCCATAG
- a CDS encoding right-handed parallel beta-helix repeat-containing protein, with protein MTPGLPYFIENYRDRPLTEGSWQCDAGKLEIRYRPANNEAFSAEEAVVPRLTKLISIEGSKTQSVHDLHFEDLYFSTTAWRLPNDGWAAMQAEVGLPGAIEMQNANAIKFRRFALVHTGATGIRIRENCFDVEISQGELRDLGGTGIAIGSEQRRPAPGTPWNEGESSLSPTRDVRVSDNLIASVGRIHFAAVGVWIGQADHILVERNEIRDLYYTGISVGWTWEYGPSLSHDNRIVGNVVSDFGQGVLSDLGGIYTLGRQANSLVEGNFILGGKARKYGGHGLYADAGTAGFSFRNNVVMSVSHAGIHIHYGTDLLFERNYLLDYGEAGVRCTRPSKGSSVVFKNNSLESDRAPPFFGVCTDRSYVFADNEIISGKATQSSSGLPTKIQQAVEEIRSRAGRTSPTRFTENMQDAPSIVP; from the coding sequence ATGACGCCGGGCCTCCCCTACTTCATCGAGAATTATCGGGATCGACCGCTTACCGAGGGATCGTGGCAGTGCGATGCAGGCAAGCTTGAAATTAGATATCGTCCGGCAAACAATGAGGCGTTTTCTGCCGAGGAAGCCGTTGTTCCGCGACTTACGAAGCTGATATCCATCGAAGGAAGCAAGACACAAAGCGTTCATGATCTTCATTTCGAGGACCTGTATTTTTCGACGACGGCGTGGCGCCTACCTAATGATGGCTGGGCAGCCATGCAGGCGGAAGTCGGCCTGCCCGGCGCGATCGAAATGCAGAACGCGAATGCCATAAAGTTCAGGCGCTTTGCATTGGTTCATACCGGCGCTACTGGCATCCGCATTCGAGAAAATTGCTTCGACGTCGAAATCAGCCAGGGAGAACTGCGGGATCTTGGCGGCACGGGGATTGCAATCGGCTCCGAACAACGCAGACCCGCTCCTGGAACGCCCTGGAACGAAGGCGAGAGTAGCTTGTCTCCGACCCGTGACGTGAGAGTATCGGACAATCTTATTGCTTCCGTGGGTCGAATTCACTTCGCCGCGGTAGGTGTATGGATTGGCCAAGCGGACCACATTCTGGTGGAACGAAACGAGATTCGCGACCTCTACTATACGGGAATCTCGGTAGGATGGACGTGGGAGTATGGCCCGAGCTTAAGTCACGACAACAGGATTGTCGGCAATGTGGTCTCCGACTTCGGACAAGGAGTGCTTTCCGATCTAGGCGGAATCTATACACTTGGACGTCAAGCCAACTCGCTCGTTGAAGGCAACTTCATTCTTGGAGGTAAGGCTCGTAAGTATGGCGGCCACGGACTCTACGCGGATGCAGGAACCGCTGGGTTTTCGTTTCGCAATAATGTCGTCATGAGCGTTTCTCACGCGGGCATTCATATCCATTACGGGACGGACCTGTTATTCGAGCGAAATTATCTTCTCGATTATGGAGAAGCCGGCGTTCGCTGCACGCGCCCTTCGAAGGGCTCATCTGTCGTATTCAAGAACAACTCCCTAGAATCAGACCGCGCGCCTCCGTTCTTCGGTGTCTGCACCGACCGATCCTACGTGTTCGCGGACAACGAAATCATCTCTGGCAAAGCCACACAATCCTCGTCCGGCTTGCCAACGAAAATACAGCAAGCTGTCGAAGAGATCCGCTCGCGGGCTGGACGCACATCGCCAACTCGATTCACCGAAAATATGCAAGATGCTCCAAGCATCGTTCCTTAG